In the genome of Paralichthys olivaceus isolate ysfri-2021 chromosome 10, ASM2471397v2, whole genome shotgun sequence, the window AGTTCATCACCCTAAGCCTTTAAACAGAGGAAAATTCTGTAGAATTTGAAGTTTGGAATAAAAAGTTGAGGAATTCGCAACTTAGAGCAACActgtgtaacttttactgagcaacagcaccctctgcagCTAGATATGATGATTAACTCTGTTGGGTTagttttcatgtagagaaaaaaaaataaaaaataccaaacactgtttagaattcttcatcTTGTAAAAGTTTCCTGGTTGAATTTTGAGATTAATTGACTTGTAAGTCTTTTGAACTGATCTACTGgcattactcttgaacttgctggacctgattGTGACAATCGTACCCACTCACCAGAGTTACAACcattcagggtgaggagtgggaatgatCCGATCACCATTCTCCTCATTCCAAGTCATTGAACCGTTAAactcattttgaagctgctgttgtagggtaaaaaagttgcatagtgttgcaTAGAGGAAGGACGTCTGgttaaaaatatgaatgacaGGGACTTTTCCACTCATCCAGAACTGAAGCTTCTCAACGCAAATACTTTTCATTCAGAAAACCACTCCTGCTAGTTTTACATGGTTTAATAGCTTCTTTCATTTTAACCAGTTATTTCTGCCAGTGTTAAACAGAACAGTGCTCTGCAGCCATAAAGATGTTTGTCCATTATCCTCAACACTTGTGCTCCTCAGACGACCAgttcacactttctttttcaaaatgttgaaaaaacaaaccaacaaatgcGTAACTGTTCAAATACTTCTGTCAGATGGATTTGGTGACGTTAGTTTTTGTGGTGGTTTGATGATATCGCCTGTGCTCCCCAACTCGCAGAGCTCCAGACTGAGTGACGACAACCGGTTGTCTCGTGCCTCTAGATCAGACCTGCAGCCGGTGGGTGGCACTGCACCGCAGACTGTGGCTTTGCTCTCATACCACTAATGGCCTGTGCTGTGCACTTCTCTTGTGATCATGAGCAAAATGTGCTGCAATATTAACTGCGTACCACTAGTGAAAATCGTTTTGTTGTTTAATGACTCATGTAGTGGTTTGTCATCTAATAAGGTGTCTTGTGTTTTACTGAATAATACATGCATGTGCAGCACTTCATTGTTTGTATTGAAATTTTACAAAACGTTTGTCTTGATACATAGTGATATGTTCTTGAAATTACTTTGTGTTGGAGTCTCAGTTCACACATTTTGGCAAGCAGATAAgttgcctgtttgtttttgtgtgttaaaAACAAGTTCTACTCATGACTTCCAAAGATGAATGTCTGTGTGCGATTGGACTTTTCCTGGGACAAAGCCTCAGAAGCTTTGTTATAGGTGAAAGTTGAAATGTATACATGACTGCCATGAAGTATGAGTTTCATTggtctgtgcatctgtgttgtgttgtgcatgtgatTTACTCAACCCAAACAGACAAAGTCTGAGTTACACTTTTGTGTCATGGTATGAATGCAATGCTAACAAGTTGAAGTTGCACCCTTGCTAACAAGTTTGGCGGCTTTCAAAACGCATGTTTTAAACTTCTTGTCCACTTTTTCCTATTTCCCTTCATCTCTTGGTTCATtactcttccctccctctgcccctcTCATCATTTCAGACCTCTGACCTGTACGGTCTCAATGGTCTGTCCTCTAGAAACGCAGGGTCAGCTTTCAATGGTTACCAGGTCTGTATaccagacagacaaacacataaacacctGGAGGTAAAAACAGTTAACAAAGCTTTACTGATGCTCTGCAGCTTGACCTTATGAACTGACTCTTTTTGGAGgggacaaaagaaaagagagtttAAATCAGTTACAAGTTTAAACTCTATTCATTTGCCTGCTGTCTTGTGCAAACATTCTTTCTCCTCATGACCTTCCATTGTGCAGTTCTACAGGTCACTTAGTCAGATCAGCCAGCAGCTCTATTTTAGGGTTGGTTCCATAAACTTACTTGTATCACTATAACTTTCACTAGTGTTACTGACGCCTTTAATTACCCATTCACGCCAGTGTTCCTATAAGCACATAGAATTGTTTGTGTCAAATGCTGTAATGGTTAAGGCAAGGGCTTCATCATTTGTTAACATCCACTCAACATTGACTTCAGTCACTGCACCACTGAATATTTGGCACGGACTTTggtttgtctgtatttttttcacAATTGAGTAGAAATGTAGATAATGGACATCTTAAAGATAGTGTTCTGTGTTCACACACCTGAACCATGAGCCTCCTGTTTACTttgcatgcatatgtgtgtgtgtgtgtggagtcacatgtgcagaACTCCTTATATGAAGACAGCATCTGCAGTGGATCACGGAGAGTCACTGGATCCAGCTCCCATGTAAGATTTGGTTTGattggtcttgttggtttgacAAACATGAGCGTGGCCATGTTATTTGTGAACAGGCTTTTGTGCAATAACTGAATTGGTGTGCGACTAACAGTTGTTAAAGAAGCTTTTTGTCTTGTTCTTACACGAGTTGGACCTTCCTTTAATTCTTGACTGATATAGGGATTGTTGCTGCTGCATGGGCAACACTTTGCATCGATGATGATCTATTTCAATGTTTCAGTTCTGTTAGTGGTTTtggaaacaacacattttgcaCTTAGCTAATAGTGATGGCATGCAGATTCTGAATTGCTCGATCACATATCTCCCCACGATGCATTTGCTACCTGTTGTGTTGGGCTAGGTTTGTGCATTCTTGCTTGCGTTGGATTCGATGTCTAAACAGGAATATGATGGTGTGTTTTCCCTGCAGCCATTAGAGTACAGTAGTTATCGCAGTTCCGGCTCCAGAGCCTCCAGCAGGGCCGGTTCAGCCCGTGCCAGCCCAGTGGTGAGCTCTTACTCCTCAGACACCCTTCTACCCACAAAATGACGAGGTTACATGATGCTTTGTTAATGCATTAACTGAAAAGTCATCATGTTCTTACACTACAGCATTCAGTTATGATCCACTGTTTCACATCAGAGAGAATTCAAGACACCAAAAGCTACATGCAGCATTAAAGGGCCCTCACATCCTTTGTGCAGAGGGCAGTGCAGATGCTGTGCAGTTACTGAAGAGCGACATGATACAGATATGATCGTTGATTTCTGCACAAAAGAGCAGATTGTTCTCTTGTGTAAATGGATTAGCAAATGTATTAATACACAATATTAATGCTTTGTAAATGGAGAACAAGAGGCTGTGTAACATTTCAACTAGAGAGAAATATGAAGGGGAAGAACAAGATAAAACTTCTCCTGAGCAACAGGGAAGTAAGAACATCACAAATCACGCAACCGATTAATTGTCTTTACACACAGGTGAGCTTCAACTGTTAACAGTTGTGTAGAAATggaaagaataataaaaacactttatttatggCTGGTGCCAAAACGTGGTGTCAACCGGTGCAGAAACCAAAGATCATAAAGGTTCTTTGACACCACAGCATGTGCACTGTCCCCCTGATGTGCACAAAGGTGCAAGGTTGCAGCTTTAATAAGACGTTGTAATGTTAGTAAGACATGAATTGAAACTCACTCAGGTAAAATAATCACATGAATGAGTGGAGACATCCTACAGTCACCAGCCTGTAGCAGCAACTGTGCTTTAGTTCAGGCTTGTTTAGGATTTCGATGTGTGTTGATCTCAGCTGTCATTGTACGAAGCAATGGGCTGCACCAGAATGTCCAAAGTGATGTCACTGACTGAGAAGGAATTATCATGATTTAGAGTTGTGGTAAATGGACAGTGTGATGCATTCATCAATGTTAGTGCTAGTGCATCCCCTTTCATTTCAAATAGCAGCTAGTCCAGTTCCTTCTTTCTCTGAGAACATAGATGATTTGATGTACTTGGTGAGTTCAATTTAAGAATAAGGATGATTGACCGTTTAGTCTTTTATGTGTTTCAAAAATAGTTCTCCACTTCTACATATACTTCATTTTTCCcaaccagtttttttttttaaatagcagttttttctctgtgtggacTTGTTCCAAATGTTTGGCTCCTTTGTTGATATGtctcgccccctgctggctgatGTAGgacaactgcagctctgttgccaGTTTTTTGAGGAGTGCGGCCAGTAGCAGTGGCCTCCCCCGGGACCTGGACGATGTTACTATCCCTGACTTTGCAGATGTGAGTCTGTTGGCACCCACAGGATGCAGTGGCCGTGATGCGAGCTGAATTCCTGCTCGATTGTTTTGGTTTCTTGTCACTCATCCTTACTCTTTGCGCCCTGTGTGGTGACTGTGGAGACTCCTAGTTCGTCTAACAACCAGAATGTTTTTGACTGTGGGCTTGAAGCAGAGATTGTGGATGATGTgatgtttctattgttttttaacacattgtttgttgttgaaCGGATGGTGTGTCAGACGGATTTCAGACCAGTTACGTTTCGATTGCCACATCGACTAATTATTTGCATGATGTTCCACATTAAAATATAAGTAATGTGTTCattaatataaaacagtttGAGATTTTGGGACTTCTTTCCTTCCGCCCTCCCTCACTCCTTTTGGCCTTGTGGCCTTTCCATGACCCTCTTAATTCTctgactgttgttttttgtctcaaAAGGTGGAGGACAGAGATTATCTTGAGAAGGTGAGTGGACcgcttttcatttaaaatgcattaattGATCTGGTTGATGGAGAATatggggtgtgtgtggggggggtgttaCAGTAAGAATTTAAGAgctaaatgatttttttttctaaatgtgtattttgtcaCTTTCCTAGGGATCTCGAGCAGCTTCTTCCTTAACCGCAACAACGCTCACATCCTTAGGTGGGACATCCTCCCGAAGGGGAAGTGGAGAGACGGCTATAACTGTAGACGCTGAGACATCCATACGAGAAATCAAGGTAATGCTGAAGaaatgagagggaggaagagaagagaaaggcTTCCTGTGTGTCCACATGAGACTctgagaaataagaaaacaataatttatgATATTTACATTAATCTCAGTTGATGTCAGATTGGAAAGACGACAATAGATCCAAGAAAAAGTGTTTCTTTTATCAAAATGCTCTTCTATGCAGATCTGTGCTCAGTTCATTCCATTTGCATTCTTTCTGCAAAACACTTCCGTCAGTGTGATTGTTGCACCAAACTTTCTGCTTCCTTTGTTCTGATGCTGTCACTCTGTGCTTCTCACTGTCAccactgcctctgctgctgttgcaatCTTCACCAGGAGATTCATGAACTGAAGGATCAGATTCAAGATGTGGAAACCAAGTACACGCAGAACCTAAAAGAAGTTAAGGTATAAGCCTGGGACCCTCCCAAAATCTGCTGGGCCGTGCACTGGTTACTGTggtgtttcattgttttttaactcACTAAAGGTCAAATGTGCACAAAGAGCACAAAGTACAGTTTACTGAGATCCTGAATTGaaactgaattaaattaaatttttgttttcctcactgTAAAACATTTGGCTTATCTAAACATTGGTGGGGCAGTACTATAGGATTAATAGTGGTGCTCTAGACTCAACACAAATAATGACACACATTGTAAAGTTGTATGATtctgtgtgtgaaaatgcaAGTTAGTGAAATTGCCTCTGCATGCTGCTGCCTTTCTTCATtatagcgtgtgtgtgtgttagcattgGCCCTTATGTCTTTACTTAAATCTTGACATCCCAGCATTTAAACTTAGAGATAAAGATAAGAACTTGAGTTTAACCTGAGTCACTACCTCCTACATCGGTATGTCCTCTCTGTGTCGTGACATTAGGATACATTATCAGAAGTGGAGGAGAAGTATCGTAAAGCCATGGTGTCCAACGCTCAGCTGGATAACGAGAAAAACAACTTGATGTATCAGGTGGACACACTCAAGGACTCGCtcatggagctggaggagctgctgtctGAGTCACAAAGAGGATACGAGGAGAAAGTCAAGGTACATCAGGAAGACACGATGATGATCTGAGAGCTTTATAGAATTTGGCCACCTTTTGAAAGCATTGAGTGTTTTGAAGAGATGtattgacagttttttttacagaagaTGTGAGAATAAACAGTCAGCTGTAAGATGAAGCCGGACAAAGACCCATTATACATGAGTGTTATTACACTGTGATTATACCAAAGTTCAGTTAATATTAAACCAACTCACAGATTCTGCCTTGTTTTGATTAAATGTGACTCTAATGCTCACAACATGATTAAGATGACGACATCGCACTTTGCAGCAACAATTTTTGACGGAAGCTCAAAATGAAAACTCCAAAGTTATCTGTTGTCAAACTGTCTTTTGTTCTCCACAGGACTATGACAGAGAAAAGCATGCCCACAGTGTCCTTCAGTTCCAgttcaatgaaatgaaagagaCTCTAAAACAAAGTGAAGAGCTGCTAAATGTGAGTATTTGTCTCccagtgtgaaaatgtgtcactGAAGTATGAAGTACTGTGTAGACGTGGAGCTTTCTCTGGGTTAGAATGGTAAAcggtctttatttatatattatgtatttgCCATTTTCACCATTCACTAAATTTGATGGCTGTTTACCAAAAGAAACCATCTGCAAACAACTGCGTGTTACGCAGTCCGTCACTAGGAGAAGCTGCATGTTGAGGTGCTTTTCAcaacattctttttttcttcatccacTGTATGCATGAGCTGCATTACTCTTTTtgtgatctctctctcttcctctcaagctttgttttccttctttgcTACTCAGGAGATCCGTCAGCTGCGTATGAAACAGGATGGTTTTGTTAGAGAAATATCTGACCTGCAGGAGACGGTGGAGTGGAAGGATAAAAAAATTGGGGTACGACCCGTGAACTCTTGTCCAGCGGTTTAGTGATTTTAACAGTTGGTATTGTTTCTCCTTTGCATGATGCTGAACACCTTTTACTTTCACTTCTTTTCCACAATTTCCTTCCTCTTGGCCACTCTCTGCCACTGCTGTGGCTCTGCTCAGGCCTTAGAGCGACAGAAAGAATACACAGATGCAATCCGAACTGAGCGAGATGAACTCAGAGAGGAGGCGGTGAAGCTCAAAGACATTCTAAAGGTACTCTGAAAATATGTCTGTCTAATTTGTCTTGTACTCCACGCTGTCTTTACTGATCTCCAAGTTCAGCCTGCAGTGTGAGCGTTtaggaaatacattttgaaaccataaaagagaaaataaggttttcaatATCTCATTACTATATTAACTGCACTgaattttaaagggatagttcccagaaaaatttaaatgtacTCATTATTTTCTCACCACTAAGccgatgaagtgtttgagtccacaaaacacttttggagtcttaAATACAGTTGCAGCGGAATCCAATAAAGTTGAAGTCAATagtgacctcttcttcagatgtaataaaaaaacataaaaaacataaaatgcatccatactgcttgtgtgttGTCGTCTTAGTGCCCACAAGCCCcgaaattcaaattcaactcaaaTCGACGTCATTTactccatgtttttagcctgaatGTCCGCTGATAGCCTCCATGGAGGCACGTTCACGTACCCTCCGGCACAAGGAACAGCACACACTCTCGCCCGAGGGCACTTTCCTGTGGCTATGTCGGCAAGCTTCACTATACTTGCtagacttttaggcttaaaacacagtgtgaatGACGATATTTCGAATCTGAATGTCGGGGCtcgcagacacttggatgacccCACACGAGCATGGaggcatgtttgtttgttattttattacgtctgaagaagaggtcacctGGGCTGAATCACTACTCATAGTGGTGAATagaaaatgagtgaattttcatttttctgtgaactatccctttaaagtaAAACCAGATCCTGGTGTATTGAAAGTTAATTTGTCCTGTTGTATTATGTTGTCAGAAATGCTGATTCTAACCGAGGAATCTTGTTCCCATCAAAGCGGAACTGAACTATTTGCAACTCATTTACTGAACTAATGTTTTGACTTTGCACTGTGTTTAGAAACATGGAATAGTGTTGGGACCTGATCTAAACATCAATGGGGACATTGTTGAAGCAGAAGTTGACGGGTCCAGTGGAGACTCTGCTCAACAACCAGCTCAGGAATCACAGACGTCACCTGCAGAGGGGAACAGCATGCTCGGTAAAACCCACTGTGGaacaaaaactttatttcttttaaatgcatGGCTCAGCATATACTTCATCAAACACTTTCATTCCAAATGCTTCAGAGAAGTGATGAAACACAGTTAGTTCATTGTGTGGGTACATGTATGCAATTCATTTTCTCCCACTGCTGGGACgttaagtgttgttttaacTGTGATTTGCTATAAAGGATAAGCCTTGTGATAATTTACACCGATCTTAAAGGATAAGGGTGGTTATAATCTAGATTTTTCTTGAGATTGAAATCAATTCTTGGAGCCCTGGCCGTTGGAAACAGTTGATGACAAATTATCGCAGCACAAAGTCAGTGTTCTAGATGTTCTTGAGCCTACAACTCACGATGAGAGCCTTTATTAATGAGAAATACAATCAAAGTCTGAAATTCTGTGGCAactttctgtctgttgttgaAGATTTTTTGAAACTATCAAATATATATTGATTTgacaaaccttttttaaaatttttaacaAGACAAGTAAAGACTAGAACACAACAATAATGTATTCTACTTACATTATCTGCGTGTTTTACACTTTACCATAGAGCATCACTGTTGTCCACAAACTATTAAGTGAGTGATATGTTCCTTCATTACTATCAAcacataatgtgttttttttctatgtcctactgaaaaaaatattgtccTGCTGACATAAGTAATAATGACATATTTACTcctgtttgaaaaatgtttgtacatCATTCTTAGTACAAATTGATGGAATTGTGGCAGAGTGCAACAAACAGGAATGGGATGTTCAACTGATGTTCAATCATCAAGAAAGGTTTTAGAGTTACCAGCCTTATCCTTTGAGCCACATTCATCTGATTGCTGTCCTGTAGAAACTAAGATCCCAATTACTAACTTGCCTTGTCTTCATTGCTAACGTTTTGACTTTTAATGCATTTTCCTTGCACCTTTCGCACCATGTCAGCTCATACATAATATTTCTGATTCACAACCAAATCTGCTTACGTGTGTGGTATTGGTGTGTAGATGCTGACAAGTCTTCTGTAGCATATTGACGGATGTGTAGAGATATAGATGATGTAGAGTACTCTTGAGCTGCCAGTCTTTGGCTTCTTTTCCTGTCACACAGTTGTTCGTGGGATCAAGAACTTCATTTCGGTGTCGCTCCtgcctttcttcttcttcttgtgcttCTCTTGGGTATCTTGACTCTTGTGCTTCTCTTTCTGGCCACTGAATCAATCAGGTGTTCTGCCCGTATCTGCTAATGTGCTCCCTGATGAAGATTTTTGAAAATCATGTCTTAAGTCAACATTTCTTTGGCCTTTTATCACCATATGCTCTTCATGATCTCTCAGGCAACACAGATGAGACTGAGGAGGTGGATCCAGATCAGCATCAAGAAATTGTGAAAGAGGAAGCACAAGAGAATCAGTTGAGCTCTGATAAACTCTGTGATGTTGCAGTGTCCACAGTGGAAACATCTAGTGGAGAACAGACTGCAGAGGAACAACAGACATGCTTAAGCACAGTGGACGAGCGCATTGGAGAAAGCGACCTCAGCAAAGACTTAAATATTGACATTCCCGATCATCCAATTACTGAAGCCAAAGATATAATTGTAACAAGTGCTGAGGAAAATAGTCCAGACACAGAAACAAGCAGGTGTGAGACAGATTTAGTGGAGACAGAAACCGAAAGCAGCAGTGttaacacacacagggatgatTTTAAACAGACATGTAACAAGCTTAgtgaaaagcaagaaaacaaacaagaagaagCTATGGAAAGTAATTTGAGTACAGAATCATGTCCTCAGCAAAAAGATGTGAAGGACATCGCAAAAGACATAGACAATGTCGAGGCGAAGGAAATACCCAGTAAATCTCAGGGTGAAGCTAATGCTTCagggaaaaggaagaaaaagaagagaagaggcaaaaaGAAAGGGAACCAACAAaaagatgaaacagaaaaagaaaacagcaaaacagaaCACAGTGTAGAATCAGATAAAGAAGAACAAGTTGGATCTAATACAACAGAACCTAATATAGACGATTCTGTCGCTGAAATCCTCAAGGAATCAAAGATGGATCAAGTAAAGAAAGAGCAGGTCGGGCAACAAATTGAGGAAGCAGAAGAAGCAGCAAAAGCACTCGAACCCACTGAAACCTTTTCTCACAAAGAAGCTTTCCAAGAACCAAATGAGCATGACAAGGAACAAACTTTGAAAACTGAGACAATAGAAGAATTAAAAGAAGTGGCACCAAGCAAACCCCTTTCTTGCACTGAAACTCGAGAGGAAATAAGAGTTAATCACGAAACAAATGAACCAAACAAAGATCAGAGTGACACAGCAGACATAATAGAGGTAGTGGCACCAACTGAAACTTTTTCTCATATTGAAACTCCGATGGAATTATGCAAAGAACCCAGTATGGATGAGCAGGGcaaagaagaaacagagaaagcagGAGAGGTTGAATCTATACCATGTCCTCAGGAGACCCATCTGGGTACATGTGATCTTACTGACACCTCCACCAGTACAGACTGCACCGATGGCCTTGACAATAAGCTTACTTACAGTGTAGATAAGTCAGTACTCTCAACTAATGGTCACATCATCCAAAGTGAGTCAAAAATCATTGATAATGTTGAGGATGAGGACGTTGTGTCTGTTGATGAGATGAAGCCTGAATGTAAAACTGATACCATCGGTCAGGAAAACACTGAAGATGAATCACACGTTCCGAGCAACATCGATGTTGCTGCTGATTTATCTGAATCCACTAACGTTCATGAGAGAATAGACCTCACATCAGTCTTGTCGGCATATACTGATGACGTCACAAGCTGTCTCAAGAGCTTGTCTGACTCCAAGCCTCAACCAGAGCCATCATCACTAAGGGATGACTCTCCCATCATGGTTCCTGATAAAGATCCTGAGGAGACAACAAAAGATATAGAGGAGGCAGGAATACAGACTGAACAAGAAAGTTTTCCTCTCAGCGTCACTGCTCCTTGTCAGGCTGGTGGTAATTCAGAGCTAAAACAAGATGGGACACAAAAAGAAGAGTTGGAGAGAGACTTGAAGGAACCTGGAGGTTTAATCGAGCCAGAAAGCTCCTCACATGATGAAAATGGCGACAGCGCATCATTAACGAATAACCCAGATGCATTAGACATCGAAAAAGGTCTGTTAGAGACTGAAGCTCAGGTTGAACATTTAGATGAGGTAGAAAGCCAGACATTAGAGTGTGTGGACCTGAAAGATGAATCAAATGCCAGAGAAACAGATGAGATTGATACCACTGACAAGTTAAATACACCAGACTctcagaaagaagaagagattgGTTCCTCCTGTTCTCTGGCTGAGCACCTGCATGAATCCAGCGAAGACAAACGCGAGGATGATTCATCTCAACCTAACCAGCAGGgcagtgatgaagaggatggtGAAGATGAGGAAGGGCAATCTTTTGATTTTGATGACATGGATGTTGAAGCAGCTTTTCAAACCAATGCAccagaaaacaaagaagaggaaatCGTTGAGGAGGGAGTTGAAGTTGTGTCAGATCCaagtgaaaatacacaaaacaagccaactgaGAGAAACGATGAGACGTCTACGTTTGATGAGTGTAACCAGGTAGATAAAGAGTCTGAAACAATACATCAAGACAAGCAGAGCACTTTGGCTCATGAGGAAGCCACGGCAGATGAGGCACGGCCCAATATAGAGGACGGAgccattttaaatgttgtagAGTCAGGTGTTGTTGCAGAGGACACTAACCAGGCAACATCTTTTCCAGTAGAGGAAGGATTAGACAAGCAGGAGTTACAGGGTGACAGTTTGGTTTCACCAGAGAGGGCCGTCCATGTAGCCAGTGACAAAGAGCCACCACATTCAAGCAAAGATGTAAGGAAGAACAGCAAGAAAGGCAAAGGCAAGGGCAAAGAGGACTGTAAAATGTCTTAGTTTATAAGTGGTATATACTGTAGTATAGATGTATCTGATGTTCCTTCAGTAGTCGTTGCTTAGCTCTTAAAAAGGGGGTAGAATAGATATTTGCAAAACCAAACAGCACTTTGTTGAACAGtggtgtatgtatgtatgttatttttaaaaatgcacgGTAAAAGTCCAAACATCAGTTTTCATTGAGGTCATATGTACAAAAAAAGGATGATTTGCGGAGAGATGAAGAAACTGCGAGGATGGACTGGACTTTGACCAGTGGATAGAACTGCTACTTGTATTTAGTTATTGATGTAATAGCCTATGATGcttgtgatgttttattgaGGATATTGTTTTTCAGTGTCTCAGACCATTTGTTCTGCTTGATGGAATTGTTATTCCCTAAAAGAGCTCATTCGGGGGGGGGCACATTTTGCTAATTCTCATTTAAGGGGCTATATATAAGTTATCACTACATAGCTATGTATGTACAGCTGCGTATTTACCAGTGTAAAGAGAAAAATTCAGTCTTGAGCACgatcacacaaacataaatttGCAGGTGAATGTTGCAGGTCAAACGTCACCAAAGTTTAACTCCACAAGAAGCTGCACTTCTGATGTGCTTTTTCACCTCCTCGCTCACACTGATAACCAGGAGGCGAATGTTCGCAACTGATGCATTTACACGTGTGACCGGGCCTTTACTCATCACCGGaaattagcatgctaacatatTTGTAGTGGCCCAGCTGGACTTTCTTGTCACTTTTTGATAGCTGTAGCATCCAGTCAACTCCTGCTCAGAGGACACATCATGACCTCATGTCTTGTAAAAGTAGCCGTTGGTCATGGCAAGCGGCCATCACCGTCAACCATTTCCAGCAAGACACCACATTTGGTAGCAGAGTAAACTTACATATAGCACCTTTAAGACTGTAGCAATCTGGCTTTTACATTTTCTAGGTATGTTATGAAGGTTCAAATTATAATATTTAGTTAAGACATTTCCAAGGCCCTGAATTCTAAGGCACATTAATGTATGATAAATGCATGTTTACATTATGTTCCACTTTATGGAAAAGATGTCTGCGGTCCCTGAACAATGAAATGCCAATAAATCCCCTGTTGACACCTATTTGAAATGTTGATCTAAactcatttttgttttcaacgTTAAAACCTTCTTTATCAGTCTATACTTGGATATCTGTTGTCACACATTGTGGTTATATGCTGTAGCGTGAATGTAGTTCCACCAGCTGCATTGACCCTCCTTTCCACAGTCTGTGCATGCTAACATTCCCCCTCACACCCCACTCCGTCACTCCCCTATGGACTCCTGTTGTGTTGCATGCATCAACCTCACTTGACCCAGCCCCCTCACACACCATCTCCTTGGTTCTCCCCACCCCTGGTATGTTCActgattt includes:
- the lrrfip1a gene encoding leucine-rich repeat flightless-interacting protein 1 isoform X13: MGTQGTGRKRSTKKEKSTAEDDALNLIAREAEARLAAKRAARAEAREIRMKELERQQKELSDDDERMSVGSRGSVRVEDRDYLEKGSRAASSLTATTLTSLGGTSSRRGSGETAITVDAETSIREIKEIHELKDQIQDVETKYTQNLKEVKDTLSEVEEKYRKAMVSNAQLDNEKNNLMYQVDTLKDSLMELEELLSESQRGYEEKVKDYDREKHAHSVLQFQFNEMKETLKQSEELLNEIRQLRMKQDGFVREISDLQETVEWKDKKIGALERQKEYTDAIRTERDELREEAVKLKDILKKHGIVLGPDLNINGDIVEAEVDGSSGDSAQQPAQESQTSPAEGNSMLGNTDETEEVDPDQHQEIVKEEAQENQLSSDKLCDVAVSTVETSSGEQTAEEQQTCLSTVDERIGESDLSKDLNIDIPDHPITEAKDIIVTSAEENSPDTETSRCETDLVETETESSSVNTHRDDFKQTCNKLSEKQENKQEEAMESNLSTESCPQQKDVKDIAKDIDNVEAKEIPSKSQGEANASGKRKKKKRRGKKKGNQQKDETEKENSKTEHSVESDKEEQVGSNTTEPNIDDSVAEILKESKMDQVKKEQVGQQIEEAEEAAKALEPTETFSHKEAFQEPNEHDKEQTLKTETIEELKEVAPSKPLSCTETREEIRVNHETNEPNKDQSDTADIIEVVAPTETFSHIETPMELCKEPSMDEQGKEETEKAGEVESIPCPQETHLGTCDLTDTSTSTDCTDGLDNKLTYSVDKSVLSTNGHIIQSESKIIDNVEDEDVVSVDEMKPECKTDTIGQENTEDESHVPSNIDVAADLSESTNVHERIDLTSVLSAYTDDVTSCLKSLSDSKPQPEPSSLRDDSPIMVPDKDPEETTKDIEEAGIQTEQESFPLSVTAPCQAGGNSELKQDGTQKEELERDLKEPGGLIEPESSSHDENGDSASLTNNPDALDIEKGLLETEAQVEHLDEVESQTLECVDLKDESNARETDEIDTTDKLNTPDSQKEEEIGSSCSLAEHLHESSEDKREDDSSQPNQQGSDEEDGEDEEGQSFDFDDMDVEAAFQTNAPENKEEEIVEEGVEVVSDPSENTQNKPTERNDETSTFDECNQVDKESETIHQDKQSTLAHEEATADEARPNIEDGAILNVVESGVVAEDTNQATSFPVEEGLDKQELQGDSLVSPERAVHVASDKEPPHSSKDVRKNSKKGKGKGKEDCKMS